One part of the Prochlorococcus marinus str. MIT 9313 genome encodes these proteins:
- the tatC gene encoding twin-arginine translocase subunit TatC has protein sequence MPLVDHLEELRQRVLRSLLAVVLAAGACLLMVKPLVRLLEAPAGSIHFLQLAPGEFLFVSIKVAGYAGLTLALPYVLYQGLGFVLPGLTQRERRLIAPAVAGSAILFLAGLAFAWWALAPAALKFLVSYGADVVEPLWSIERYLDFVLLLMLATGLAFQLPVLQLILGILGLLHWQPMLSAWRWVVLGAALAGAVLTPSTDPITMLLLAGAITALFLIGVGLVALTDQFRPDMPASESDQPPTATN, from the coding sequence ATGCCTCTGGTTGATCACCTGGAGGAATTACGGCAGCGAGTGCTGCGCAGTCTGCTTGCTGTTGTTTTAGCGGCAGGTGCCTGCCTGCTCATGGTGAAGCCGCTCGTACGGCTGTTGGAAGCTCCGGCTGGATCCATTCACTTTCTTCAGCTGGCCCCAGGAGAGTTTCTATTCGTCTCAATCAAGGTGGCAGGCTACGCAGGCTTAACACTTGCACTGCCCTATGTGCTCTACCAAGGGCTTGGATTTGTATTGCCTGGCCTCACTCAACGGGAACGACGTCTGATCGCGCCAGCAGTAGCTGGATCAGCGATCTTGTTTCTAGCCGGCCTTGCCTTCGCCTGGTGGGCCCTAGCACCAGCAGCTCTGAAGTTTCTGGTGAGTTATGGCGCCGATGTAGTCGAGCCACTGTGGTCAATTGAGCGGTATCTCGATTTTGTGCTTCTGCTGATGCTGGCTACCGGCCTGGCCTTTCAGCTACCTGTGCTCCAGTTGATATTAGGAATTCTGGGGTTATTGCACTGGCAACCCATGTTGAGTGCCTGGCGATGGGTCGTGCTTGGTGCCGCCTTGGCTGGAGCTGTATTGACCCCATCCACTGATCCAATCACCATGCTGCTGCTGGCTGGAGCCATTACAGCCCTTTTCCTGATTGGAGTAGGCCTAGTGGCGCTAACTGATCAATTCAGGCCAGACATGCCTGCAAGCGAAAGCGACCAGCCTCCTACAGCCACAAATTGA
- the petC gene encoding cytochrome b6-f complex iron-sulfur subunit — translation MTQMTSSDVPGMGRRQFMNLLTFGSVTGVALGSLYPVVKYFIPPRASGSGGGTSAKDELGNSVTASGWLANHSDGDRSLVQGLKGDPTYLIVEGDDAIGSYGINAICTHLGCVVPWNSGVNKFVCPCHGSQYNSTGKVVRGPAPLSLALANIAVENDNVFVSQWTETDFRTGEKPWWT, via the coding sequence ATGACACAAATGACCTCGAGTGATGTGCCCGGGATGGGTCGTCGGCAGTTCATGAACCTGCTCACTTTCGGGTCAGTGACTGGCGTTGCGCTTGGATCCCTCTATCCAGTGGTGAAGTACTTCATTCCACCTCGTGCCTCCGGGAGCGGAGGTGGCACGAGCGCCAAGGATGAACTTGGCAATTCGGTCACAGCAAGCGGCTGGCTTGCGAACCATTCAGATGGTGACCGCAGCCTTGTACAAGGGCTGAAAGGTGATCCCACCTACCTGATTGTTGAAGGTGATGATGCCATTGGCAGTTACGGAATCAACGCGATCTGCACCCACCTCGGCTGCGTGGTGCCTTGGAACAGCGGGGTTAATAAATTCGTCTGCCCGTGTCACGGCAGCCAATACAACTCCACCGGAAAGGTCGTAAGGGGGCCGGCACCCCTCTCTCTCGCATTGGCCAACATCGCTGTCGAGAACGACAACGTCTTTGTAAGCCAATGGACCGAGACAGACTTCCGCACGGGCGAGAAGCCCTGGTGGACCTGA
- the petA gene encoding cytochrome f, with protein MRRLIPILLGSLVLSLSILVAPAASWAYPFWAQQNYDNPREATGKIVCANCHLAQKTTQAEVPQSVLPDSVFKAVVKIPYKKDTTEISSDGSDVPLQVGAVVMLPDGFRLAPQDRWSEEIKEETKGVFFTQYSEEKENILLVGPLPGDNNKEIVFPILSPDPATDSSIQFGKYSIHVGGNRGRGQILPTGEKTNNNAFTATEAGTITSIKSGKNGESDIKLKTDSGKVISETIPAGPSLLVKVDDKVEAGAPLTSDPNSGGFGQLDTEVVLQNPVRIYGLLAFFVAVSLAQILLVLKKKQVEKVQAAEGI; from the coding sequence ATGCGTCGCCTCATCCCCATCCTTCTCGGCTCACTGGTTCTTAGTTTGTCGATTCTTGTTGCTCCAGCTGCCAGCTGGGCCTATCCCTTCTGGGCTCAACAGAACTACGACAACCCCCGAGAAGCTACTGGCAAGATCGTCTGTGCGAACTGTCATCTAGCCCAAAAAACCACTCAGGCAGAAGTACCTCAATCAGTACTACCCGACAGCGTCTTCAAAGCAGTGGTAAAAATCCCCTACAAGAAAGACACAACAGAGATCAGCTCCGATGGCAGTGATGTGCCCCTCCAAGTGGGTGCCGTTGTCATGCTTCCTGATGGATTCAGGCTGGCCCCACAGGATCGCTGGAGCGAAGAGATAAAAGAAGAAACCAAAGGAGTCTTCTTCACTCAATACAGCGAAGAAAAGGAGAACATCCTTCTTGTTGGCCCGCTTCCTGGTGACAACAACAAAGAAATTGTTTTCCCAATACTTTCACCTGATCCTGCGACTGACAGCAGTATTCAATTCGGAAAATATTCCATCCACGTTGGAGGCAACCGTGGACGAGGCCAAATATTGCCTACTGGTGAAAAAACCAATAACAACGCGTTCACAGCAACTGAAGCTGGCACAATTACATCTATTAAGTCTGGTAAAAATGGGGAAAGCGACATCAAGCTCAAAACTGACAGCGGAAAAGTTATCAGTGAAACCATTCCAGCTGGTCCAAGCCTGTTGGTAAAAGTAGATGACAAAGTAGAGGCTGGCGCCCCCTTAACTAGCGACCCCAATAGTGGTGGCTTCGGACAACTCGATACCGAGGTTGTGCTCCAGAATCCAGTTCGAATCTATGGACTCTTGGCATTCTTTGTAGCAGTTTCTCTCGCTCAGATCTTACTTGTATTGAAGAAGAAGCAAGTCGAAAAAGTTCAGGCAGCTGAGGGGATCTGA
- the lgt gene encoding prolipoprotein diacylglyceryl transferase, producing MDAFIATFTSPGPELFQLGPFALRWYGLLIAIAVLIGLNLSSSLARKRGLEQGLISDLLPILVLTSVVGARIYYVAFEWRNYSGNNFWSSINIFGLAIPIPSAVEIWGGGIAIHGALLAGTLAVLIFCRWRRQAFWDVLDVLVPSIALGQAIGRWGNFFNNEAFGVPIKGDLAWKLFIPFVNRPLNYANNEFFHPTFLYESIWNLLVFTVLIVLFQRSSKGLLKLPAGALSCIYLITYSLGRVWIEALRTDPLCLGALPPSCEGGLRIAQLMSLAMMAVGGFGLWWLYGRKRKLPDPGRPRSFA from the coding sequence ATGGACGCATTCATCGCGACCTTTACCTCTCCAGGGCCCGAGCTCTTTCAGCTCGGGCCCTTTGCCTTGCGATGGTATGGATTGCTGATTGCCATCGCCGTACTGATCGGCCTCAATCTGTCCAGCAGCCTGGCCCGTAAACGAGGCCTTGAGCAGGGCTTGATCAGTGATCTGCTGCCCATTCTCGTATTAACTTCCGTTGTTGGAGCACGCATCTACTACGTCGCATTTGAGTGGAGGAACTACAGCGGAAACAATTTTTGGAGCTCGATCAATATCTTTGGACTGGCCATCCCAATCCCAAGTGCCGTGGAAATTTGGGGTGGAGGAATCGCTATTCATGGGGCCCTGCTTGCTGGCACCCTTGCAGTATTGATCTTCTGCCGTTGGCGTCGCCAAGCCTTCTGGGATGTTCTTGATGTGCTTGTCCCATCCATTGCCCTTGGCCAGGCAATCGGACGCTGGGGAAATTTTTTCAATAACGAAGCCTTCGGTGTTCCAATCAAGGGCGACCTTGCTTGGAAATTGTTCATCCCATTCGTGAATCGTCCACTTAATTATGCCAATAACGAGTTTTTCCATCCGACATTCCTCTACGAATCAATTTGGAATCTTCTAGTCTTCACGGTGCTAATTGTTCTTTTTCAACGCAGCAGCAAAGGACTACTGAAGCTTCCCGCCGGAGCGTTGAGCTGCATCTACCTGATCACTTACAGCCTAGGCAGAGTCTGGATCGAAGCACTTCGAACTGATCCCCTCTGCCTAGGCGCCTTACCACCTTCCTGTGAAGGGGGCCTGCGTATTGCCCAGCTGATGAGTTTGGCGATGATGGCAGTTGGAGGTTTTGGCCTCTGGTGGCTCTATGGTCGCAAACGAAAGCTACCGGACCCTGGTAGGCCTAGGTCATTCGCTTGA
- the cobM gene encoding precorrin-4 C(11)-methyltransferase, which produces MSRISIVGAGPGATDLLTLRAAEHLKQAEVLVWTDSLVSPDIAALAPESCERIRTSSMTLEEVLPLLVNRAQAGKRVVRLHDGDPCLYGALSEQICGLADAGIEVEVVPGLSAYQATAAALNAELTIPGLVQTIVLSRAGGRTGVPERENLQHLASLGASLCLYLSARHVEEVQATLLQHYSAETPVAIGYRVSWPDQWLSVVPLKQMATTSREHELIRTTLYVVSPALAAGRQRSKLYSPSHKHLFRQKG; this is translated from the coding sequence ATGAGCAGAATCTCCATCGTTGGTGCAGGTCCAGGCGCGACTGATCTGCTAACCCTGCGTGCCGCAGAACATCTCAAGCAGGCTGAGGTCCTTGTATGGACCGATTCACTGGTTTCACCAGATATTGCAGCATTGGCACCTGAATCCTGTGAACGAATCCGCACCAGCTCAATGACCCTCGAGGAAGTTCTTCCGCTTCTGGTGAACAGGGCACAAGCAGGCAAGCGGGTGGTCCGTCTTCACGACGGAGACCCCTGCCTTTATGGGGCCCTGTCTGAACAGATCTGTGGCCTTGCTGACGCAGGCATTGAAGTAGAGGTTGTGCCGGGTTTGAGTGCTTACCAAGCGACAGCCGCAGCCCTAAATGCTGAACTCACCATCCCTGGCCTTGTCCAAACCATAGTTCTCAGCAGAGCAGGAGGACGCACCGGTGTTCCCGAGCGCGAAAACCTCCAACATCTGGCATCACTTGGAGCCTCTCTATGCCTCTACCTCAGTGCACGCCATGTAGAGGAAGTACAAGCCACACTGCTGCAGCACTATTCAGCTGAAACTCCAGTAGCTATCGGCTACAGGGTGAGCTGGCCCGATCAATGGTTAAGCGTGGTGCCTTTGAAGCAAATGGCTACGACCTCCCGTGAACACGAGCTGATTCGCACCACCCTTTATGTCGTTAGTCCGGCCCTAGCTGCAGGACGCCAACGTTCGAAGCTGTATTCTCCAAGCCACAAACATCTCTTTCGCCAAAAGGGCTAA
- a CDS encoding helix-turn-helix domain-containing protein: MSDQSHSEQLSTPLIQVGALLREAREKRGFSIAEIAGSLRIGKEQLIALENGNKDLLPEPVFIRAMVRRVAERLNLDATALVQQIQVIIPSNSEALRQSKSKASRPNLKVIPALAFLGGLIGLTAAGLGITYYSNPNTFTRIQTSINNAIISINDTAEDMIFGSSTRSNDVKDEPKDTDLISQPADAAPSQNLPSTSPSGLKKPNNNNQPASTEQPKTQPGSNPNPQQ, from the coding sequence TTGAGTGACCAATCCCACTCAGAGCAACTCTCCACACCATTGATTCAAGTTGGCGCGTTGCTTAGAGAAGCCCGCGAAAAACGGGGGTTCTCAATAGCAGAAATTGCGGGAAGTCTTCGAATAGGCAAAGAGCAACTAATAGCCCTGGAGAATGGAAACAAAGACCTACTACCTGAGCCGGTTTTTATTAGAGCCATGGTGCGCCGGGTCGCCGAGCGACTCAACCTGGATGCGACTGCCCTTGTGCAGCAAATTCAGGTCATCATTCCATCAAACTCCGAAGCCCTACGCCAATCAAAGAGCAAAGCGTCTCGTCCAAACCTAAAAGTGATACCTGCATTGGCCTTTTTGGGAGGGTTGATTGGATTGACTGCAGCAGGACTAGGCATCACCTATTACAGCAACCCCAACACCTTTACCCGCATCCAAACAAGCATCAACAACGCAATCATTTCAATCAACGACACCGCCGAAGACATGATCTTTGGGTCTTCAACTCGTTCAAATGATGTAAAAGATGAGCCTAAGGACACCGACCTAATCTCTCAGCCTGCAGATGCAGCACCTAGCCAAAATTTGCCATCAACATCTCCATCAGGGCTAAAAAAACCAAATAATAATAATCAACCAGCTTCAACTGAACAGCCAAAAACGCAGCCAGGCAGCAACCCTAACCCCCAACAGTGA
- a CDS encoding Ppx/GppA phosphatase family protein yields the protein MAKWSRSRLLYFMPGVEPLPFGVVDVEQEEARYVSAGQLRSERELRNVAAIDIGTNSTHLLVASVDPSLHTFSVDLAEKSTTRLGERDPDSGELTGPAMERVFETLKRFKELAASHQVEQVVASATSAVREASNGRDFLQRIQDQLGLEVDLLSGAEEARLIYLGVLSGMPFGECPHLLLDIGGGSTELILADGRDARALTSTRVGAVRLQRDFVKHEPIPPQRRSFLQTFIQGSLEPAVDKVCRRIKPGESPVMVATSGTAMAIGALLASEDDRPPLRLHGYRITRQQLDGLVEKLIAMTPEQRRIQTPINDRRAEIIVPGALILQTAMQMLSADELVLSERALREGLIVDWMLRHGLLEDRFSFQSSIRQRTVIHQVQRFAVNHRRAERVASHALSLYDHTHGVLHQDDGGGRDLLWASAMLHACGQHINLSAYHKHSWYLIRHGELLGYSEAEHLMVAAIARYHRRSLPKKRHLEWQALATREHRRLVAEMALLLRLAAAIDRRPEPVVAAIRVKSADDDQIVFELVPEGLNQNLSLEQWSLKSCASVVKEASGVTMKVVVKE from the coding sequence ATGGCAAAGTGGTCTCGTTCCAGGCTCCTGTACTTCATGCCAGGTGTCGAGCCATTGCCTTTCGGTGTGGTTGATGTCGAGCAGGAGGAGGCCAGGTACGTCAGTGCTGGTCAGCTCCGTTCTGAGCGAGAGCTCCGCAACGTTGCCGCGATTGATATTGGAACCAATTCCACCCATCTCTTGGTGGCGTCGGTTGATCCTTCTCTGCATACCTTCAGCGTTGATCTTGCAGAGAAATCAACCACCAGGCTTGGTGAGCGAGACCCTGACTCTGGAGAGCTCACGGGTCCTGCTATGGAGCGGGTATTTGAGACACTCAAACGTTTTAAGGAGCTAGCCGCCAGCCATCAGGTGGAGCAGGTGGTTGCGTCGGCGACTAGCGCAGTACGTGAAGCTTCAAATGGGCGGGATTTTTTGCAACGGATTCAGGATCAGCTTGGCCTTGAGGTGGATCTGTTGAGCGGTGCTGAGGAAGCACGACTGATCTATTTGGGTGTTTTGTCTGGCATGCCTTTTGGGGAGTGTCCCCATCTTTTGCTCGATATCGGTGGCGGTTCCACAGAACTCATCCTCGCGGATGGTCGCGATGCTCGGGCTCTGACAAGCACGCGGGTTGGTGCGGTTCGGCTACAGAGGGATTTTGTCAAGCATGAACCAATCCCCCCTCAACGGCGTTCCTTTTTGCAGACATTTATTCAGGGTTCTTTAGAGCCAGCTGTTGATAAGGTCTGCCGTCGCATCAAGCCTGGGGAGAGCCCTGTGATGGTTGCCACCAGTGGAACCGCCATGGCCATCGGTGCTTTGTTGGCTAGCGAAGACGATCGCCCTCCGTTGAGATTGCATGGCTATCGAATCACACGGCAGCAGCTTGATGGCCTGGTTGAGAAGCTGATAGCGATGACGCCTGAGCAGCGTCGCATCCAGACGCCGATTAATGATCGCCGTGCCGAAATCATCGTTCCGGGTGCGCTGATTCTTCAAACTGCCATGCAGATGCTCTCTGCTGATGAGCTGGTGCTGAGTGAAAGGGCTCTGAGGGAGGGGTTGATCGTTGATTGGATGCTGCGACATGGCCTACTGGAGGATCGCTTTAGTTTTCAGAGCAGTATTCGTCAGCGCACCGTGATTCATCAGGTGCAGCGTTTTGCAGTGAATCACCGCCGTGCAGAGCGTGTAGCCAGCCATGCACTCAGCCTTTACGACCACACACATGGTGTTCTTCATCAAGATGATGGAGGTGGTCGGGATCTGCTTTGGGCATCGGCCATGTTGCATGCCTGTGGTCAGCACATCAATCTCAGTGCTTATCACAAGCATTCCTGGTATCTCATTCGTCATGGCGAGTTGCTCGGCTATTCGGAAGCGGAGCATTTGATGGTTGCGGCTATTGCGCGCTATCACCGCCGCAGTCTTCCCAAGAAGCGTCATCTGGAATGGCAGGCTTTAGCCACCCGGGAGCATCGTCGCCTCGTTGCCGAGATGGCTTTGTTGCTGCGATTAGCAGCAGCCATTGATCGCCGTCCTGAGCCAGTGGTGGCTGCAATAAGAGTGAAGTCCGCTGATGATGATCAGATTGTCTTTGAACTAGTGCCGGAAGGATTGAATCAGAATCTCAGCCTTGAACAATGGAGCTTGAAGAGCTGTGCTTCGGTTGTGAAAGAAGCAAGCGGCGTAACCATGAAAGTTGTCGTTAAGGAGTGA
- a CDS encoding 4-hydroxybenzoate polyprenyltransferase → MTSRSFSNGLRQWLELLRWHKPSGRLILLVPAGWSLWLTPDAPPLAGLVSLIVVGGLMVSGAGCIANDLWDRRIDRQVERTRERPLAKGSIRICTAVGLLIVLLLLSLLVVASLPTPSQRLCLALAILALPPILLYPSAKRWFAYPQAVLALCWGFAVLIPWAASQANLKGGWPLLGCWLATLMWTFGFDTVYAMADRRDDANLALKSSALSLGSHALKTVAFSYALACTFLASSAVSAGVGWAFWPFWLIASIGMQKETWTLRGSNQPITTYGQHFQHQVLLGAMLLLGLILGRIS, encoded by the coding sequence GTGACCAGCAGATCCTTCTCCAATGGCTTAAGGCAATGGCTAGAGCTGCTGCGATGGCACAAACCCAGTGGTCGGCTCATCCTTCTCGTGCCAGCAGGTTGGAGCCTTTGGCTCACTCCAGATGCACCTCCTTTAGCAGGGCTTGTGAGTCTGATCGTCGTTGGAGGTCTGATGGTGAGCGGCGCCGGTTGCATTGCCAATGATCTCTGGGATCGACGCATTGATCGCCAGGTGGAACGCACCAGGGAACGGCCACTAGCGAAGGGCAGCATTCGAATTTGCACTGCTGTGGGCTTATTGATTGTGTTGTTGCTGCTCAGTCTTTTGGTCGTGGCCTCCCTGCCAACGCCAAGCCAGCGCCTATGCCTTGCTCTAGCCATCCTGGCCTTGCCACCGATCCTGCTCTACCCCTCGGCCAAGCGCTGGTTTGCCTATCCACAAGCGGTGCTTGCCCTCTGCTGGGGGTTTGCCGTACTGATCCCCTGGGCAGCAAGCCAGGCCAATCTCAAAGGAGGCTGGCCACTGCTGGGCTGCTGGTTGGCCACTCTGATGTGGACGTTCGGCTTTGACACGGTTTACGCCATGGCGGATCGTCGTGACGACGCCAACCTGGCCTTAAAAAGCAGTGCTTTGAGCCTGGGGAGCCATGCACTTAAAACTGTCGCGTTTAGTTATGCACTGGCCTGCACCTTTTTGGCTAGTTCAGCAGTGAGCGCAGGAGTGGGCTGGGCCTTTTGGCCCTTCTGGCTCATCGCCAGCATCGGCATGCAAAAAGAAACGTGGACCCTGCGAGGTTCCAATCAACCAATTACGACCTACGGGCAGCACTTTCAGCATCAAGTTCTGCTAGGCGCAATGTTGCTGCTCGGCTTGATCCTGGGGCGCATCAGCTGA
- a CDS encoding S66 peptidase family protein, whose product MVQLRSNLLTPALQRGDEVVTVAASSALDDEQSLLEGLKVLEGWGLVCRPQQVSERRWGYLAGKDASRQRDLNSESPAALLACARGGWGAARLLEHKQTWQPGWLMGFSDVTALLWARLAAGFDGCVHGPLLTTLAKEPAWSKARLHDLLFGKHIPDLEGQPWMGGVASGPLLVANLTVASHLLGSSHVPDLKGAILILEDVEEAPYRIDRMLTHWRLAGLLQRLAGLGFGSFKGCEAPEQIPGDQTFQLEEVLKERSTDLGIPVVGQLPVGHCCGNAALPLGRQAQLDGSHGRLSLLC is encoded by the coding sequence ATGGTGCAGCTCCGATCTAACCTGCTCACACCAGCGCTTCAACGTGGCGACGAGGTGGTCACAGTGGCTGCGAGTTCAGCGCTGGATGATGAACAATCACTGCTCGAAGGCCTCAAAGTCCTTGAAGGGTGGGGATTAGTCTGCCGGCCTCAGCAAGTGAGTGAACGCCGCTGGGGCTACCTAGCGGGCAAAGATGCCAGCCGCCAGCGCGATCTAAATTCTGAGTCCCCTGCTGCTCTGTTGGCTTGTGCTCGCGGCGGCTGGGGAGCTGCACGTTTACTGGAACACAAGCAAACCTGGCAGCCAGGCTGGCTAATGGGGTTTTCAGATGTCACCGCCCTGCTCTGGGCACGTCTGGCGGCCGGGTTCGACGGCTGCGTGCATGGCCCCTTACTCACCACACTTGCCAAGGAACCCGCCTGGAGCAAAGCCCGACTGCATGATCTTCTCTTCGGCAAACACATCCCAGACCTTGAAGGGCAGCCCTGGATGGGTGGAGTAGCTAGCGGGCCCTTGCTGGTCGCCAATCTCACTGTGGCCTCCCATTTGCTAGGCAGTAGCCATGTACCCGATCTCAAGGGTGCAATCTTGATCCTGGAAGATGTTGAGGAAGCGCCCTATCGCATCGACCGCATGCTGACCCACTGGCGCCTCGCAGGCCTACTACAAAGACTGGCCGGCCTCGGATTCGGCAGCTTTAAGGGGTGTGAAGCACCTGAACAGATTCCCGGGGATCAAACCTTCCAACTTGAGGAAGTATTAAAAGAACGCAGTACTGATCTCGGAATTCCTGTCGTCGGCCAACTCCCAGTTGGTCATTGCTGCGGCAATGCTGCCTTACCACTTGGACGACAAGCCCAGCTTGACGGCAGCCATGGCCGGCTCAGCTTGCTGTGCTAA
- the ispD gene encoding 2-C-methyl-D-erythritol 4-phosphate cytidylyltransferase, with protein MHLLIVAAGSGSRMGADRNKLLLPLAGRPVLAWTIDAVMEADSITWVGIVGQPVDRAMIMELLAEAAKPVVWIEGGSTRQESVERGLQALPSVAQHVLIHDGARCLAEAALINRCAEAVVAGAAVIAATPVTDTIKRVDGQGIITGTPDRAELWAAQTPQGFAVEQLKQGHAEAQAKGWTVTDDASLYERLGWPVQVLEASPANIKVTTPFDLTVAEAVIALRAN; from the coding sequence ATGCATCTGTTGATTGTCGCTGCAGGTAGCGGAAGCCGTATGGGAGCGGATCGCAACAAATTGCTTTTGCCTCTGGCAGGACGCCCTGTTCTTGCCTGGACGATTGATGCGGTGATGGAAGCCGATTCGATCACTTGGGTTGGCATTGTTGGCCAACCTGTGGACCGAGCAATGATCATGGAGTTGTTGGCTGAGGCCGCCAAACCCGTCGTTTGGATTGAGGGGGGCAGCACAAGGCAGGAATCCGTAGAGCGTGGATTACAGGCGTTGCCTTCAGTTGCGCAGCATGTTCTTATTCATGATGGGGCTAGATGTTTAGCTGAAGCGGCTTTGATCAATCGCTGTGCTGAGGCGGTGGTGGCTGGCGCAGCGGTGATTGCGGCAACTCCGGTTACCGACACGATCAAGCGCGTTGATGGTCAAGGGATCATTACGGGCACACCAGATCGTGCGGAACTATGGGCAGCCCAGACTCCGCAGGGCTTTGCTGTGGAGCAGCTCAAGCAAGGTCATGCTGAGGCTCAGGCCAAGGGTTGGACAGTGACTGACGACGCCTCGCTTTATGAACGCCTGGGATGGCCGGTGCAGGTGCTGGAGGCCAGCCCTGCCAATATCAAAGTCACAACTCCGTTTGATCTCACCGTAGCCGAGGCAGTGATTGCACTGAGAGCAAACTAG
- a CDS encoding glycosyltransferase family 9 protein, with protein sequence MRVLALSPGPVIEQLQRLPALAAAANQLQGKLQLACDPTHQALWNLLPAIEKVIPIAFDSSPSLADWTNLLGSVREGHFQVCFNFAQGRQVNLVLSMSHIPIRIAEQGFAHTALVKPSKGWPAQQLDCYLQAIGLTLDADSFRLFLPDDSLQKVRDQHPTGEGPLLLLAPNGNDGDWPTQQWLSLPKAIKGKLPNLRSITLPLKAPLIHRAAEVACADVVLSSCPITQLLAVYTGVPLVALGTPAEALPKRDEIRCLGASHADINSINQQEVLNALGFQ encoded by the coding sequence ATGCGTGTTCTCGCCCTCAGCCCGGGTCCTGTAATCGAACAGCTTCAGAGGCTTCCAGCCCTAGCAGCCGCAGCCAACCAGCTGCAAGGCAAACTGCAGCTGGCCTGCGATCCCACCCATCAAGCTTTGTGGAATCTGTTGCCAGCGATAGAAAAGGTAATCCCAATCGCCTTTGACTCCAGCCCATCCCTCGCCGACTGGACCAATCTGCTCGGATCTGTAAGAGAAGGCCATTTTCAAGTTTGCTTCAATTTCGCCCAAGGGCGACAAGTGAATTTGGTGCTCTCAATGAGCCACATCCCCATCAGGATTGCGGAACAAGGCTTTGCACACACAGCCCTCGTTAAGCCCAGCAAAGGTTGGCCTGCCCAACAATTGGACTGCTACCTCCAAGCGATTGGCCTCACTCTTGACGCCGATAGCTTCCGGCTGTTCCTGCCAGACGACAGCCTTCAGAAGGTTCGTGATCAACACCCCACTGGAGAGGGCCCCCTCCTACTACTGGCTCCAAATGGCAACGATGGAGACTGGCCAACTCAGCAATGGTTAAGCCTTCCAAAGGCAATCAAAGGAAAATTACCCAATCTCAGAAGCATCACGCTGCCTTTAAAAGCACCCCTAATCCATCGCGCTGCCGAAGTGGCCTGCGCTGATGTCGTACTCAGCAGCTGTCCAATCACCCAACTGCTTGCCGTTTATACAGGCGTTCCCTTGGTTGCCCTAGGCACTCCGGCCGAAGCCTTACCGAAACGAGATGAAATCCGTTGCCTGGGTGCCAGTCATGCAGACATCAACTCAATCAACCAGCAGGAGGTTCTCAACGCTCTGGGCTTCCAATGA